A single window of Pirellulales bacterium DNA harbors:
- a CDS encoding 3-deoxy-D-manno-octulosonic acid transferase: MPYLLNLGYLVLVLVASPWLLYQALKRGKYRMGMAEKLLGLVPVRTGSRPCLWLHAVSVGEVNLLAPLLADIRRSEPGWECVISATSLTGFVLAKKKYADYSVFYCPLDFSWAVRAAMRRIRPACLVLAELELWPNLILAAHASGARVAIINGRLSERSFRGYSRARFLLRPLMSKIDFVAAQNDEFAERFRALGVREEAVQVTGSIKFDGAQTHRANPATRALAHAAGLANDDIVFLAGSTQQPEEALALATYQSLRDRFPQLRLILVPRHPERFAEVAAMLESSRIAWQRRSQLAAEGISATARVLLVDTIGELGAWWGTASIAFVGGSLHKRGGQNMIEPAAYGAAVSFGPNTRNFRDIVAQMLAADAAIVVRSGDELTTFVERCLSDAVFASALGQRAQMLVAAQAGATGRTLAGLADLMLPARQCHERANRSAA, translated from the coding sequence ATGCCTTATTTGCTGAATCTCGGCTACCTGGTCTTGGTGCTCGTCGCCTCCCCCTGGCTCTTGTACCAAGCCCTGAAGCGCGGGAAGTACCGCATGGGCATGGCCGAGAAGCTGCTGGGGCTGGTGCCAGTACGCACCGGCAGCCGGCCCTGCCTGTGGCTGCACGCGGTTAGCGTTGGCGAAGTCAACTTGCTTGCGCCGCTGCTGGCGGATATCCGCCGCAGCGAGCCGGGATGGGAGTGCGTAATCTCGGCAACCAGCTTGACAGGCTTCGTGCTGGCCAAAAAAAAATACGCCGACTACTCTGTTTTTTATTGCCCACTCGATTTTAGCTGGGCCGTTCGCGCGGCGATGCGTCGCATTCGACCGGCCTGCCTGGTCCTAGCCGAACTCGAGCTATGGCCCAATCTGATTCTGGCCGCGCATGCGAGCGGGGCTCGGGTGGCAATCATCAACGGCCGCCTCAGCGAGCGCAGCTTCCGAGGATACAGCCGGGCCCGCTTTCTGCTACGCCCGCTAATGTCCAAAATCGATTTTGTCGCGGCCCAGAACGACGAATTCGCTGAACGCTTCCGCGCATTGGGAGTCCGCGAGGAAGCGGTCCAAGTCACGGGCTCAATTAAGTTTGATGGTGCACAAACGCACCGTGCGAATCCGGCCACGCGCGCCTTGGCGCACGCAGCCGGTCTGGCGAATGACGATATCGTCTTTCTCGCCGGTAGCACACAGCAGCCTGAGGAGGCGCTCGCTCTTGCAACGTACCAGTCCCTGCGTGATCGATTCCCGCAATTACGGTTGATCCTGGTGCCAAGGCATCCCGAGCGTTTTGCCGAAGTTGCCGCCATGCTCGAAAGTTCACGCATCGCCTGGCAGCGGCGCAGCCAACTGGCCGCCGAAGGCATTTCTGCAACGGCACGCGTGCTGTTGGTAGACACGATTGGCGAACTTGGCGCCTGGTGGGGCACGGCCAGCATCGCCTTCGTTGGAGGTAGCCTGCACAAGCGCGGAGGCCAGAATATGATCGAACCGGCCGCTTATGGTGCGGCCGTGTCGTTTGGGCCGAACACGCGCAACTTTCGCGACATCGTGGCGCAGATGCTGGCTGCCGACGCGGCGATTGTTGTCCGGAGCGGCGACGAGCTCACTACCTTTGTCGAGCGCTGCCTAAGTGATGCGGTATTTGCGTCGGCGCTCGGCCAGCGTGCTCAAATGCTGGTGGCGGCGCAGGCAGGCGCCACCGGCCGCACATTGGCTGGCTTGGCCGACTTAATGCTGCCAGCTCGGCAATGTCACGAACGTGCCAATCGCTCGGCGGCTTAG
- a CDS encoding MafI family immunity protein, producing MGAILAAQPEAGMGYQIAAVSLADDRHELGGINRPSDTPRGRLERPRTDEKPTNKEIEQRLLSLDESFADRLSAFLAGVEYVQAGEYLLALEILCDNLHEYNVPLSAAEFGKIARLARVCQMKQGRVDMLRSQVTR from the coding sequence ATGGGCGCTATTCTTGCCGCCCAACCCGAAGCTGGAATGGGTTACCAAATTGCCGCAGTGTCACTTGCTGACGACCGGCACGAACTTGGGGGAATCAACCGCCCATCCGACACCCCCCGAGGCCGGCTAGAGCGTCCCCGTACGGATGAGAAACCAACGAATAAGGAAATAGAGCAGCGTCTGCTTTCGTTAGACGAATCGTTTGCCGACCGCCTTTCGGCGTTCCTTGCCGGCGTGGAATACGTTCAGGCAGGCGAATACCTACTGGCGCTCGAAATCCTGTGCGACAACTTGCACGAATACAACGTGCCGCTCAGCGCAGCGGAATTCGGCAAGATTGCGAGGCTTGCTCGAGTCTGCCAAATGAAGCAGGGGCGTGTGGATATGCTCAGGTCCCAAGTAACCCGATAA